Genomic window (Geoalkalibacter ferrihydriticus DSM 17813):
GGCTGCGCTGCTCTAAAAGCAGAATTGGCGCGACTGAGAAAAGAGAATCGTCGTTTGCAGCAGGCGAGAGAAAATTTGAAAGAAAAACGGCGGCCTTCTTCGCCAAAGAGTCGGGGGAGCGGTGTCAACTGATTGATATCGAGAAGGAGGCCTATTCCTTGCCCGTGCTGTATGATGTTCTGGATGTGTTATTATGCCTGGACGCAGCGCCGGCCATCAGCACGCCTTCAGGGGTATGAAAAACTGGTCTGGACCGGCCAGCCCTTGCCCCGAATTTTGACCTGCCATTGATAGGGCCCGCGCTTGCTTATGGCTGCCATCGACTTCTTCAATCTTGAGCTCAGTGTCTCAAAATTGTTCCCAAAAGCCAGGTTGTCTACAACTTCTAATAAAAACAAGGGGTTTGGCCTTTTGGCCAAACCCCTTGTTTTTATTAGTTGGCGGGAGCAGATGGGAATCGAACCCACCAGGGACGGGATACGCCCCTCATCGGTTTTGAAGACCGAGCGCGTCACCAGACTACGAACTACTCCCGAAGTGCGCCGACATTGCGAGACATGTTAATCCTGTTTCCAAGTCGAATCAAGGAGAAAGACCCGTTCGCCGTTTTACTTCTGGCAATAATTTTAAAAATAATTTAACATTAAGCGCTGAGTCCAGCTTCTATCGTCTTATCCCCTTTGCTTGAGGAGAATTTTACCGATGTATTCGATTCGCCTGAAATCCAGGCTCCTGGGTGCGTTTTGTCTGATGCTGTTTTGCTTTGGTGCCGTGGGTGTGGCAGCGGATGAGGGGCTTCTTGCCCGGGTGGGTGAGGTGTCGGTGTCTGAATTTGATCTGGCTCTGACGGTGCAGCGCCGGCTGCCCATGCAGGTCGGCTTTCACGGCAAGATTTCTCCTGAAAAGATCGAGGAGATCCGCCAGGAGGCGCTGTCCGAGTTGATCGATCAGGCCTATCAAGTCAACTGGGCGCGTGAGCAGAAGATCTCCGTGACGGAGGTTGAGCTGGCGGCGGCCATGCAGCCCCTGATGGGGCGCTATGCCACGGCGGAGGCCATGCGCGAGGACCTGGGCGCACAGGTTTATGAGCAGATCCGCGCGCTGATGTTTCGCGGACTTCTGGCCGAAAAGGCGCGCTTGGCGGCCGTGGACGCCAAAATCACGGTGAGCGAGGATAAGGTGCGAGCCCATTACGAGGCCAACCAGGAGCGTTTCTTTCGGCCGCGTCAGTTTCGTGCCAGCCACATCCTGATCCGGGTTGATCCCTCCTCTGCGACAGAAGAACGCGAGGAGCGACGGCAGCACGCCGCGGAACTGCTGGCACAGGCGCGCGCGGGCGAGAATTTCTACAACCTCGCTTATTATAATTCCGATGACCGCACCCGCTATGTGGGCGGCGATCTCGGCTATTTTCACGAAGGACAGGTGGTTCCCGAGTTCGAGGAAGCACTATTGGCTCTTGAACCGGGTCAAGTTTCGGATCTGGTGCGCACGCGTTTCGGTTTTCACATCATTCAGTTGGTCGAGATCAACGAGCCCCGCCAGATG
Coding sequences:
- a CDS encoding peptidylprolyl isomerase is translated as MYSIRLKSRLLGAFCLMLFCFGAVGVAADEGLLARVGEVSVSEFDLALTVQRRLPMQVGFHGKISPEKIEEIRQEALSELIDQAYQVNWAREQKISVTEVELAAAMQPLMGRYATAEAMREDLGAQVYEQIRALMFRGLLAEKARLAAVDAKITVSEDKVRAHYEANQERFFRPRQFRASHILIRVDPSSATEEREERRQHAAELLAQARAGENFYNLAYYNSDDRTRYVGGDLGYFHEGQVVPEFEEALLALEPGQVSDLVRTRFGFHIIQLVEINEPRQMHLDEMRERIRAQLEKEQGEELTQAWMDGLRKRYPLELLD